In Microbacterium maritypicum, the following are encoded in one genomic region:
- a CDS encoding tripartite tricarboxylate transporter substrate binding protein, giving the protein MKNARIATLTALAAVAAFTLTSCAGGSAANDGGGEAEAAAVTDVSIVVPADPGGGWDQTGRAVSQVLTEEDIVSSAPVTNVGGAGGTVGLAQLANEKDPNTLMVMGLVMVGAVETNASAVRIEDTTPIARLTDEPLVVVVPADSKYDTLEDLVEDVVDNGQSVTITGGSAGGADHILAGLMLEEAGLDGAEIAEKLNYTPNSGGGEAVPLLIGGKVAAGISGVGEFAQHIESGDLRALAVSSEEPVSQLPDVPTITEEGYDVVLTNWRGVIAPGGISDGEKDELVRVITELHDSEAWTDQLETKGWTDAFLVGAEFDEFLTGDIEEVTATLKNIGLVQ; this is encoded by the coding sequence ATGAAGAACGCACGCATCGCCACCCTGACCGCACTCGCGGCGGTGGCGGCATTCACACTGACCTCGTGCGCCGGAGGCAGCGCCGCGAACGACGGCGGCGGTGAGGCCGAGGCCGCCGCCGTCACCGACGTCTCGATCGTCGTCCCCGCAGACCCCGGCGGAGGCTGGGACCAGACCGGCCGTGCCGTGTCGCAGGTGCTCACCGAGGAAGACATCGTCAGCTCGGCTCCCGTGACCAACGTCGGCGGCGCCGGCGGAACGGTCGGCCTGGCCCAGCTCGCGAACGAGAAGGACCCGAACACCCTCATGGTCATGGGGCTCGTGATGGTCGGCGCCGTCGAGACGAACGCCTCGGCGGTGCGGATCGAGGACACCACGCCGATCGCCCGCCTCACGGACGAGCCGCTCGTGGTGGTCGTCCCGGCGGATTCGAAGTACGACACCCTCGAGGATCTGGTGGAAGACGTCGTCGACAACGGGCAGTCGGTCACGATCACGGGAGGCTCGGCGGGAGGGGCCGATCACATCCTCGCCGGGCTGATGCTCGAGGAGGCGGGCCTCGATGGTGCGGAGATCGCGGAGAAGCTGAACTACACCCCGAACTCCGGCGGCGGCGAGGCGGTCCCGCTGCTCATCGGCGGCAAGGTCGCGGCGGGCATCTCCGGCGTCGGCGAGTTCGCGCAGCACATCGAGAGCGGCGACCTTCGGGCGCTGGCGGTCTCGAGCGAGGAGCCGGTCTCCCAGCTCCCGGACGTGCCGACCATCACCGAAGAGGGCTACGACGTGGTGCTCACCAACTGGCGCGGGGTGATCGCGCCCGGGGGCATCTCCGACGGCGAGAAGGACGAGCTGGTGCGCGTGATCACCGAGCTGCACGACTCCGAGGCCTGGACCGATCAGTTGGAGACCAAGGGCTGGACGGATGCATTCCTGGTCGGCGCGGAGTTCGATGAGTTCCTCACCGGGGACATCGAAGAGGTCACCGCGACGCTGAAGAACATCGGTCTGGTGCAGTGA
- a CDS encoding dihydrodipicolinate synthase family protein — translation MDRNTVDWHGYIPAITTPFTREGELDPVAFEGQMQWLAAQGMHGVILAGTSGEWFSMTEAERAELFALGGRFRADMRVIGGCNAFTAAEAIRHAHAAEEAGLDGILVTPPPYMVPTREEIVAFYQEVSDGTSLPVTVYNWPRGCIVDLSPDLLSELADIENVVAIKNSTGDFRAFLDAMYLVEDRVRYFGVPTNALGADLATLGHGDGLMGSGAPLGNDHPGFWDALAAGDRARAIELGARDRVVMTSWFGPDYGAQFGNQQAIMKTALRLQGVPAGFVRRPLLELSTEQVDRVRTTLEGLGIATVPLS, via the coding sequence ATGGACCGCAACACCGTCGACTGGCACGGGTACATCCCGGCGATCACCACCCCGTTCACGCGCGAGGGGGAGCTGGACCCCGTCGCGTTCGAAGGGCAGATGCAGTGGCTGGCTGCGCAGGGGATGCACGGCGTCATCCTCGCCGGCACCTCCGGCGAGTGGTTCAGCATGACCGAGGCCGAACGGGCAGAGCTGTTCGCACTCGGCGGCCGGTTCCGCGCGGACATGCGCGTGATCGGCGGCTGCAACGCGTTCACGGCGGCCGAGGCGATCCGGCACGCGCACGCGGCGGAGGAGGCCGGGCTCGACGGTATCCTCGTGACGCCGCCGCCCTACATGGTGCCCACCCGCGAGGAGATCGTGGCCTTCTACCAGGAGGTCTCCGACGGCACATCGCTCCCCGTCACCGTGTACAACTGGCCGCGCGGCTGCATCGTCGACCTGAGCCCGGACCTCCTGAGCGAACTGGCCGACATCGAGAACGTCGTGGCGATCAAGAACTCCACCGGCGACTTCCGGGCTTTCCTCGACGCCATGTATCTCGTGGAGGATCGCGTGCGCTACTTCGGCGTCCCGACGAACGCGCTCGGAGCCGACCTCGCGACGCTCGGTCACGGAGACGGTCTCATGGGCTCCGGAGCCCCGCTCGGCAACGACCACCCCGGCTTCTGGGATGCGCTCGCCGCGGGGGATCGGGCGCGGGCGATCGAACTCGGCGCTCGTGATCGCGTGGTCATGACCAGCTGGTTCGGGCCGGACTACGGCGCGCAGTTCGGAAACCAGCAGGCGATCATGAAGACCGCCCTTCGGTTGCAGGGCGTTCCGGCCGGTTTCGTCCGCCGCCCCCTGCTCGAACTCTCGACCGAGCAGGTGGACCGTGTCCGCACCACGCTGGAGGGGCTCGGCATCGCGACCGTGCCGTTGTCGTGA
- a CDS encoding DUF885 domain-containing protein encodes MNTPTSGTPTSGTSTARIADEYVATLADHEPAAAQALGVTAQDRLPDLSADWAVERRALAVRTRDALATVEPTTEDAALHAALRERMDSDIALFDTGFTARLLAPLATPVHLVREAFDDVTVTDDAAGDEIITRLSAVPRALTQLDDRLKWARAAGERGEFIGTGIAAERQVREVADQIASWIDPDGVDYFRSLRATDLSTSRRSALDRAALAATDAMAGFERMLRDELLPHAPLQDAVGESVYRATAQSFLGTELDLDEVYDYGWHELDRLWRQARGVAGEILGTGATADVSVAARALAQDPGHRVDADAVIGWLRDRLDWTLDRVDGTAFTLPADVRDVDIVVPRAAKGVVYYTPGAPDGSVRSKIVWTIPAGATSVPTWQELTSLHHEGVPGHHLEHAVNRANASLHPWQRYLCEIHGYAEGWAHYSEALSDELGLLRDAPERLGMLLGQLWRTVRIVADIGLHTGRPLRRNEVTDQTEWTPAIARDFLVHYGLVDPVTARFEVDRYLGWPGQALAFKVGAKLWAEARTASTASTLDFHTRALALGPMGLAPLRERLLQDLTKEHA; translated from the coding sequence GTGAACACCCCGACTTCGGGCACCCCGACCTCGGGCACCTCGACCGCGCGCATCGCCGACGAGTACGTCGCGACGCTCGCCGACCACGAGCCGGCCGCTGCGCAGGCGCTCGGCGTCACCGCGCAGGATCGACTGCCCGATCTCAGCGCCGACTGGGCGGTCGAACGTCGTGCGCTCGCCGTGCGCACGCGCGACGCCCTGGCGACCGTCGAGCCGACGACGGAGGATGCCGCGCTGCACGCCGCTCTTCGGGAACGCATGGACAGCGACATCGCCCTGTTCGACACCGGTTTCACCGCACGGCTGCTCGCACCGCTGGCGACACCGGTGCATCTGGTGCGCGAGGCGTTCGACGACGTCACCGTCACGGATGACGCCGCCGGCGACGAGATCATCACCCGCCTGTCGGCGGTGCCGCGGGCGCTGACCCAGCTCGACGACCGCCTGAAGTGGGCGCGCGCGGCGGGGGAGCGGGGCGAGTTCATCGGCACCGGCATCGCCGCGGAACGGCAGGTGCGCGAGGTCGCGGATCAGATCGCGAGCTGGATCGATCCGGATGGGGTCGACTACTTCCGCTCCCTCCGGGCGACAGACCTGTCCACCTCCCGCCGCAGCGCTCTGGATCGTGCGGCACTCGCGGCGACCGACGCGATGGCGGGGTTCGAGCGGATGCTGCGCGACGAATTGCTGCCCCATGCGCCACTGCAGGATGCCGTCGGCGAGAGCGTCTATCGCGCGACCGCGCAGAGCTTCCTCGGCACCGAGCTCGACCTCGACGAGGTGTACGACTACGGCTGGCACGAACTCGATCGGCTGTGGCGGCAGGCGCGCGGCGTCGCGGGGGAGATCCTCGGCACCGGCGCGACGGCAGACGTCTCCGTCGCCGCTCGCGCGCTCGCGCAGGACCCCGGGCACCGCGTCGATGCGGACGCTGTCATCGGCTGGTTGCGTGATCGCCTGGACTGGACCCTGGATCGGGTCGACGGCACGGCCTTCACGCTGCCCGCGGACGTGCGCGATGTCGACATCGTCGTTCCGCGGGCCGCGAAGGGCGTCGTCTACTACACGCCCGGTGCGCCCGACGGCTCGGTGCGCAGCAAGATCGTCTGGACGATCCCCGCCGGAGCGACGTCGGTGCCGACCTGGCAGGAGCTCACGAGTCTCCACCATGAGGGCGTCCCCGGCCACCACCTCGAGCATGCGGTGAACCGGGCCAATGCGTCCCTGCACCCCTGGCAGCGCTACCTCTGCGAGATCCACGGGTATGCCGAGGGCTGGGCGCACTACTCGGAGGCGCTGTCGGACGAGCTGGGCCTGCTGCGCGATGCCCCGGAACGGCTGGGGATGCTGCTCGGACAGCTGTGGCGCACGGTGCGCATCGTCGCCGACATCGGTCTGCACACCGGCCGGCCGCTGCGGCGCAACGAAGTCACCGACCAGACGGAGTGGACGCCGGCGATCGCCCGCGACTTCCTGGTGCACTACGGCCTCGTCGACCCCGTGACCGCGCGGTTCGAGGTGGACCGCTACCTCGGCTGGCCGGGCCAAGCCCTGGCGTTCAAGGTCGGCGCGAAGCTCTGGGCCGAGGCGCGTACGGCGAGCACCGCATCCACTCTCGACTTCCACACCCGGGCACTCGCGCTCGGACCGATGGGGCTCGCGCCGCTGCGCGAGCGTCTGCTGCAGGATCTGACGAAGGAACACGCATGA
- a CDS encoding nuclear transport factor 2 family protein: MTTTAELEHFIVDLYQDLADRAAFDARLADDVTVWETPWPTLMHGITELDELRGPAADPEERRRTLPSVVPTGIVTSDFGDTGVIRYVLEVRPAAGEPLVEVVRVTDVVRRDADGWRIVHHHAQDMPVE, translated from the coding sequence ATGACCACCACCGCCGAACTCGAGCACTTCATCGTCGACCTGTACCAGGACCTCGCCGACCGTGCCGCGTTCGACGCGCGCCTCGCCGACGACGTGACGGTGTGGGAGACGCCCTGGCCGACGCTCATGCACGGCATCACCGAACTCGACGAGCTGCGGGGGCCCGCCGCCGACCCCGAAGAGCGCCGGCGGACCCTGCCGAGCGTCGTGCCGACCGGCATCGTCACGAGCGACTTCGGTGACACCGGGGTGATCCGGTACGTGCTCGAGGTGCGCCCTGCGGCGGGCGAGCCGCTGGTCGAGGTCGTACGCGTCACGGATGTGGTGCGTCGTGACGCCGACGGATGGCGGATCGTGCACCACCACGCCCAGGACATGCCGGTCGAGTGA
- a CDS encoding PAS domain-containing protein, with protein MASKMTLRVQLLVLQALIVFLVTLATGIVAGAFQEQALREAYKDRMQAVAQSVAALPTVLDAFDDAEPSTTIQPIAEVIREASDLAYVVVADEDGIRYSHPNPERIGEKVSTDPSIPLSGEVYVGTQTGTLGTSWRVKVPIRDDDGTVIGTASVGILESELNEEFTANLVWLISAMLAAAVFGVFGSAWVTSIIRRRIYGLEPHQIAALVKNQETTLHGLSEGVVTVDGTGRITLVNDAAARFLGRDAADLDGAPAAEVLGEELTTVLREGEAAGRPVIVGSHVLVARSTGSDADGGGIGATLLLRDHTELHDVVRRVEAADAIIAFRQRFGVPKGLSAETLDRVVAALAARPDASATEIGEDLDISRVSARRYLEHLASAGRAIRTLDYTTKGRPSTRYRLNGAV; from the coding sequence GTGGCCTCGAAGATGACGCTCCGCGTGCAGCTCCTCGTGCTGCAGGCGCTGATCGTGTTCCTGGTGACCCTGGCGACCGGCATCGTGGCCGGCGCGTTCCAGGAGCAGGCGCTCCGCGAGGCCTACAAAGACCGGATGCAGGCCGTGGCCCAGTCGGTGGCCGCACTGCCGACCGTCCTCGACGCCTTCGACGATGCGGAGCCCTCGACCACCATCCAGCCGATCGCCGAGGTCATCCGCGAGGCATCCGACCTCGCGTACGTCGTCGTGGCCGACGAGGACGGCATCCGCTACTCGCACCCGAATCCGGAGCGCATCGGGGAGAAGGTGTCCACCGACCCCTCGATCCCCCTCTCCGGCGAGGTCTACGTGGGCACGCAGACCGGAACGCTCGGCACGTCCTGGCGGGTCAAGGTCCCGATCCGCGACGACGACGGCACCGTCATCGGCACCGCGTCGGTCGGGATCCTCGAATCGGAGCTCAACGAGGAGTTCACCGCGAACCTGGTCTGGCTGATCTCGGCGATGCTCGCGGCCGCCGTGTTCGGGGTGTTCGGCTCGGCGTGGGTGACCTCGATCATCCGTCGTCGGATCTACGGGCTCGAGCCCCATCAGATCGCCGCGCTCGTGAAGAACCAGGAGACCACGCTGCACGGCCTCAGCGAAGGCGTGGTCACGGTCGACGGAACAGGACGGATCACGCTGGTCAACGACGCGGCCGCGCGCTTCCTCGGCCGGGATGCCGCAGACCTCGACGGGGCGCCGGCCGCGGAGGTGCTGGGCGAGGAGTTGACGACCGTGCTCCGCGAGGGCGAGGCGGCCGGGCGGCCCGTGATCGTCGGCTCGCATGTGCTCGTCGCCCGGAGCACCGGCAGCGACGCCGACGGCGGCGGCATCGGGGCGACTCTGCTGCTGCGGGATCACACCGAGCTGCACGACGTCGTCCGCCGCGTCGAGGCCGCGGACGCGATCATCGCGTTCCGTCAGCGGTTCGGCGTTCCGAAGGGGCTCAGTGCGGAGACGCTCGATCGCGTGGTCGCGGCACTCGCGGCACGCCCGGATGCCTCGGCGACCGAGATCGGCGAGGACCTCGACATCTCCCGGGTCAGCGCGCGACGCTACCTCGAGCACCTCGCGAGCGCCGGTCGAGCGATCCGCACGCTCGACTACACGACGAAGGGTCGACCGAGCACGCGGTACCGGCTGAACGGCGCCGTCTGA
- a CDS encoding tripartite tricarboxylate transporter TctB family protein produces MRDGHDGRLARRAPSVPIGELVFAGIMVALGVFAVVGIFLIHVPVGMKAGPTVFPIFVSVILLASAVAVLIGVLRGERGGAEDAEDVDQSLPTDWVTLAKLAGLVVAHLLLIEPLGWAPAAALLFGGVAWSLAAKRWWMAFLIGIVVALVIQIVFGGLLGLSLPWGPALGWLGRMF; encoded by the coding sequence GTGCGAGACGGCCATGACGGCCGGCTCGCACGCCGTGCTCCCTCCGTCCCCATCGGCGAGCTCGTGTTCGCCGGCATCATGGTCGCCCTCGGCGTCTTCGCTGTGGTCGGCATCTTCCTGATCCACGTCCCGGTCGGCATGAAGGCCGGGCCGACGGTCTTCCCGATCTTCGTCTCGGTGATCCTGCTCGCCTCCGCGGTCGCCGTCCTGATCGGCGTGCTGCGGGGGGAACGCGGCGGGGCGGAGGACGCGGAAGACGTCGATCAGAGCCTCCCGACCGACTGGGTCACCCTCGCCAAGCTCGCGGGACTCGTCGTCGCGCACCTGCTCCTGATCGAGCCGCTGGGATGGGCGCCCGCAGCCGCCCTGCTGTTCGGCGGAGTCGCGTGGTCGCTCGCCGCCAAACGGTGGTGGATGGCGTTCCTCATCGGCATCGTCGTAGCCCTCGTGATCCAGATCGTCTTCGGCGGTCTGCTCGGTCTGTCGCTGCCGTGGGGTCCTGCTCTCGGCTGGCTCGGAAGGATGTTCTGA
- a CDS encoding FAD-dependent oxidoreductase: MSADLYDLAIVGAGPAGLAAALEAHAQGLRTLVIDEQRAAGGQIFRQPPTEFDEPVRSPVGYPWAADLLADAAGATGVDWWFESTVFGVLDARSTGRDDFEVLVTGSQGSRRAHARRLLVATGAYDMPVAIPGWTMPGVLMAGAAQGLLKAQHVRAVGPVVLAGSHPLMLIVAAQLVRSGADVAEVVFARGLPSLRELFLAAPAVPGHVRLLAELAGCVLTLVRHGVRITTSAVPTAIIGDGGVTGIRLAKADRAWRVRGPEREVPARTVVLGYGFQASTELARQLGCPVRWDSAAGGWLVDVDGTFETGVPGVFVAGEPTGVSGAEQSRAEGAAAAAAIAAGLGRPVDAVRARAIERDLRRSRRFAAVVQRMFAPERPGLTALATPATTVCRCEAIPRSDVDGFLEANRHADTVDAVKLSCRTGMGPCQGRYCETTVAGAVAAARGGTVSDAGRFAAQLPVKPVSLQTYADLFDAD; this comes from the coding sequence ATGAGCGCCGACCTCTACGACCTTGCGATCGTCGGGGCAGGACCGGCCGGTCTGGCCGCAGCGCTCGAGGCGCACGCACAGGGCCTTCGGACGCTCGTGATCGACGAGCAGCGCGCGGCGGGGGGACAGATCTTCCGTCAGCCGCCGACCGAGTTCGACGAGCCGGTGCGGTCTCCGGTCGGGTACCCCTGGGCGGCGGATCTGCTCGCGGATGCGGCCGGGGCCACCGGCGTCGACTGGTGGTTCGAGTCGACGGTGTTCGGTGTGCTCGACGCGCGCTCGACCGGCCGCGACGACTTCGAGGTGCTCGTCACGGGCTCTCAGGGTTCGCGGCGCGCGCACGCCCGAAGGCTGCTCGTCGCCACCGGCGCCTACGACATGCCGGTGGCGATCCCCGGATGGACGATGCCTGGCGTGCTGATGGCCGGCGCGGCACAGGGACTCCTGAAGGCGCAGCATGTGCGGGCAGTGGGTCCGGTCGTGCTGGCAGGCTCGCATCCGCTGATGCTGATCGTGGCCGCCCAGCTGGTCCGTTCGGGGGCCGACGTGGCCGAGGTGGTCTTCGCCCGCGGACTGCCCTCCCTGCGCGAGCTGTTCCTCGCCGCTCCGGCCGTGCCGGGGCATGTGCGTCTGCTGGCCGAGCTCGCCGGCTGCGTGCTCACCCTCGTGCGACACGGCGTCCGGATAACGACGTCGGCGGTCCCCACCGCGATCATCGGCGACGGCGGTGTGACCGGCATCCGACTGGCGAAGGCCGACCGGGCGTGGCGCGTGCGCGGCCCCGAGCGCGAGGTTCCGGCGCGGACCGTCGTCCTCGGATACGGGTTCCAGGCCTCCACCGAGCTCGCGCGTCAGCTCGGATGCCCCGTGCGTTGGGACTCGGCCGCCGGCGGGTGGCTCGTGGATGTCGACGGCACCTTCGAGACGGGCGTTCCCGGGGTCTTCGTCGCGGGTGAGCCCACCGGTGTCTCCGGGGCCGAGCAGTCACGGGCGGAGGGGGCCGCAGCGGCGGCAGCGATCGCCGCCGGTCTCGGCAGGCCCGTGGACGCCGTGCGCGCTCGGGCGATCGAACGGGACCTGCGCCGCTCCCGACGGTTCGCCGCGGTCGTGCAGCGGATGTTCGCGCCCGAGCGCCCTGGCCTCACGGCACTCGCGACGCCGGCGACGACGGTCTGCCGATGCGAGGCGATTCCGCGGTCCGACGTCGACGGGTTCCTCGAGGCGAACAGGCATGCCGACACCGTGGATGCGGTCAAGCTGAGCTGCCGCACGGGTATGGGCCCCTGCCAGGGGCGCTACTGCGAGACGACTGTGGCCGGTGCGGTCGCCGCCGCGCGCGGCGGGACGGTCTCCGACGCCGGTCGCTTCGCCGCCCAGCTGCCCGTCAAGCCGGTGTCCCTGCAGACGTACGCCGACCTCTTCGACGCGGACTGA
- a CDS encoding NAD(P)/FAD-dependent oxidoreductase translates to MRYDAVVIGGGLLGGALTWMLAREGASVLLLEKDQLNQHASGQNAGSLHFQLEYRMVENGWESARTAAAAMPLHLDAAEAWTRLGDELGESVGVVQRGGFMLAETAEQVAVLERKVGLEQEWGLDVTLLDGDEARRIAPYLSESVLAAAFCPIEGKAETRTAGPALVRGAVKLGAEVRTHTRVTGLERDAHGWKVTAAGPDSTLSIHADTVMIAAGVWTTELGALAGADLPTIPLALMMSVSAPVEPFIGHLIQHAGAKLSLKQTQNGTVLIGGGWPAALSRRAGSPDLETRPRLLPESIVGNARAAIGVVPGTARLPIVRSWAGTTTITPDQLPLVGEVPGCPGMFVATGGSAFTLGPSFARSLCDLAAGRTPHIDLRPYAPDRFGVMA, encoded by the coding sequence ATGCGGTACGACGCGGTCGTCATCGGCGGTGGCCTGCTCGGCGGGGCACTGACCTGGATGCTGGCACGCGAGGGCGCCTCCGTACTGCTGCTGGAGAAAGACCAGTTGAACCAGCACGCCTCCGGCCAGAACGCCGGCAGCCTGCACTTCCAGCTCGAGTATCGGATGGTCGAGAACGGGTGGGAGTCGGCGCGCACCGCCGCCGCAGCCATGCCCCTGCATCTGGACGCCGCCGAGGCCTGGACGCGGCTGGGAGATGAGCTGGGCGAATCGGTCGGTGTCGTGCAGCGCGGCGGCTTCATGCTCGCCGAGACGGCGGAGCAGGTCGCGGTGCTCGAACGCAAGGTCGGTCTCGAGCAGGAGTGGGGGCTGGATGTCACCCTCCTCGACGGTGATGAGGCGCGGCGCATCGCGCCCTACCTGTCGGAGTCGGTGCTCGCGGCCGCCTTCTGTCCGATCGAGGGCAAGGCCGAGACGCGCACCGCGGGGCCTGCGCTCGTGCGGGGTGCGGTGAAGCTCGGTGCAGAAGTCCGCACGCACACCCGTGTGACCGGGCTCGAGCGCGACGCGCACGGCTGGAAGGTGACCGCCGCCGGTCCGGACTCGACGCTGAGCATCCACGCCGACACGGTGATGATCGCCGCGGGGGTGTGGACCACGGAACTGGGCGCGCTCGCCGGGGCCGACCTGCCGACCATCCCGCTCGCCCTCATGATGAGCGTGAGCGCGCCGGTCGAACCGTTCATCGGACACCTGATCCAGCACGCCGGCGCCAAGCTCTCGCTCAAGCAGACGCAGAACGGCACGGTGCTGATCGGCGGGGGGTGGCCCGCGGCACTCAGCCGCCGCGCGGGCTCCCCGGACCTGGAGACGCGTCCTCGCCTTCTCCCGGAATCCATCGTGGGCAATGCCCGCGCGGCGATCGGAGTGGTGCCGGGCACAGCTCGACTGCCCATCGTGCGTTCCTGGGCGGGGACCACGACGATCACCCCGGATCAGCTGCCCCTCGTGGGAGAGGTGCCCGGATGTCCGGGGATGTTCGTGGCCACCGGGGGATCGGCCTTCACGCTCGGGCCGAGCTTCGCCCGTTCCCTCTGCGACCTGGCTGCCGGTCGCACACCTCACATCGACCTGCGGCCCTACGCCCCGGACAGATTCGGAGTCATGGCATGA
- a CDS encoding 2Fe-2S iron-sulfur cluster-binding protein, with the protein MKDQPLADRAVPRRLDVSFVVDGRSVRAAAGETVAAAMLAEGERCFARRSGEQRAPLCNMGTCFECAITVDGVPMTRTCLTTVRDGMNVRTDA; encoded by the coding sequence ATGAAAGACCAGCCCCTCGCCGATCGCGCGGTGCCGCGGCGGCTGGACGTGTCCTTCGTCGTGGACGGACGCTCCGTGCGCGCTGCGGCGGGGGAGACCGTGGCGGCGGCGATGCTGGCCGAGGGCGAGCGGTGCTTCGCCCGGCGGAGCGGCGAGCAGCGCGCGCCGCTGTGCAACATGGGCACCTGCTTCGAGTGCGCGATCACAGTCGACGGCGTGCCGATGACCCGCACCTGCCTGACAACCGTCCGCGACGGCATGAACGTGCGGACCGACGCATGA
- a CDS encoding AMP-binding protein has product MVRSAYPDVEIPEVSIHEFLFGGLDETELDSIALIDGVSGATTSYRQLVGQIDLFAGALAARGVGVGTTVGVLCPNIPAFATVFHGILRAGATATTINSLYTADEIANQLTDAGATWLVTVSPLLPGALAAAEKLGFAADHVIVLDGVEGHPSLPALLGEGHPAPEVSFDPATHLAVLPYSSGTTGRPKGVMLTHRNLVANVSQCRPVLGVGANDRLLAVLPFFHIYGMTVLLNFALRQRAGLVTMPKFDLPEFLRIIAEHRTTWVFVAPPIAVALAKHPIVDQYDLSAVKVIFSGAAPLDGALASAVASRLDCIVTQGYGMTETSPAVNLTSETRDDIDRSAIGPLVPNTEARLVDPESGEDVAVPAEGASEPGELWVRGPQVMVGYLNRPDATAEMLDADGWLHTGDVATVTHDGIYRIVDRLKELIKYKGYQVAPAVLEAVLLEHPAIADAAVIGALDDDGQEVPKAFVVRQPDADLDTDAVMAHVAAHVAPHEKVRQVEFIDVIPKSSSGKILRKDLRIR; this is encoded by the coding sequence ATGGTTCGCAGCGCCTATCCCGATGTGGAGATCCCCGAGGTCTCCATCCACGAGTTCCTCTTCGGCGGGCTCGACGAGACCGAGCTCGACTCGATCGCACTGATCGACGGGGTGAGCGGAGCGACCACCAGCTACCGGCAGCTCGTCGGGCAGATCGACCTCTTCGCGGGAGCCCTCGCCGCCCGCGGGGTGGGTGTGGGGACCACGGTCGGCGTGCTGTGCCCGAACATCCCCGCGTTCGCGACGGTGTTCCACGGCATCCTCCGCGCGGGGGCGACCGCGACGACCATCAACTCCCTCTACACCGCAGATGAGATCGCGAATCAGCTCACCGATGCGGGGGCGACGTGGCTCGTGACCGTCTCACCGCTGCTCCCCGGAGCTCTGGCGGCTGCGGAGAAGCTCGGCTTCGCGGCCGATCACGTGATCGTCCTCGACGGAGTGGAGGGCCATCCGTCGCTGCCGGCGCTGCTGGGCGAGGGGCATCCCGCACCCGAGGTGTCGTTCGATCCCGCGACGCACCTGGCCGTCCTGCCCTACTCCTCCGGCACGACCGGACGACCGAAGGGCGTGATGCTCACGCATCGGAACCTCGTGGCGAACGTGTCGCAGTGCCGACCCGTTCTCGGCGTCGGCGCGAACGACCGCCTCCTCGCGGTGCTTCCCTTCTTCCACATCTACGGGATGACCGTGCTGCTGAACTTCGCGCTCCGCCAGCGCGCGGGACTCGTCACGATGCCGAAGTTCGATCTGCCCGAGTTCCTCCGCATCATCGCCGAGCATCGGACGACCTGGGTGTTCGTCGCGCCCCCGATCGCGGTCGCACTGGCGAAGCATCCGATCGTCGACCAGTACGACCTCTCGGCGGTGAAGGTCATCTTCTCCGGAGCCGCTCCCCTCGACGGGGCGCTGGCGTCTGCGGTGGCGAGCCGGCTCGACTGCATCGTCACCCAGGGGTACGGCATGACCGAGACCAGCCCGGCCGTGAACCTCACCTCCGAGACCCGCGACGACATCGACCGCTCGGCCATCGGCCCGCTCGTGCCGAACACCGAGGCACGACTGGTCGACCCGGAATCGGGCGAAGACGTGGCCGTGCCCGCCGAGGGTGCCAGCGAGCCGGGCGAGCTGTGGGTGCGCGGGCCGCAGGTCATGGTCGGGTATCTCAACCGTCCGGATGCCACAGCCGAGATGCTCGACGCCGACGGCTGGCTGCACACCGGCGATGTCGCGACCGTCACCCACGACGGCATCTATCGCATCGTCGACCGGCTCAAGGAGCTCATCAAGTACAAGGGGTACCAGGTCGCCCCCGCCGTACTGGAGGCGGTGCTGCTCGAACACCCTGCCATCGCCGACGCCGCCGTTATCGGCGCCCTCGACGACGACGGCCAGGAGGTGCCGAAGGCGTTCGTGGTGCGGCAGCCGGACGCCGACCTCGACACGGATGCCGTCATGGCGCACGTCGCCGCCCATGTCGCCCCGCACGAGAAGGTGCGACAGGTCGAGTTCATCGACGTGATCCCGAAGTCGAGCTCCGGGAAGATCCTCCGCAAGGATCTGCGGATCCGCTGA